Proteins encoded by one window of Methanobacterium alcaliphilum:
- a CDS encoding V-type ATP synthase subunit D has translation MAQEMIEGINPTRMELLKLKEREKLAVKGYSLLKEKRNALIMEFFNILERVKGSRENVEEKLKEAFEDLTAAQVIMGDLAVNKAAMSVKESIEVDIDSRSVMGVVVPVIDAKSTERTVVDRGYSFADTSVKLDEAAKKFEESIALIIELGEIEKTIILLAGEIESTKRRVNALEHIIIPKLENTVKYIEMRLEEMERENFVRLKMIKKSMEME, from the coding sequence ATGGCACAAGAAATGATTGAAGGGATTAACCCTACAAGGATGGAACTCCTTAAATTAAAAGAAAGAGAAAAGCTTGCAGTTAAAGGTTACAGCCTTTTAAAGGAAAAGCGAAATGCTCTGATTATGGAGTTCTTCAACATCTTAGAAAGGGTGAAAGGGTCCCGTGAAAATGTGGAAGAAAAGCTCAAAGAAGCTTTTGAAGATTTAACTGCAGCTCAAGTCATTATGGGTGACTTAGCAGTTAATAAAGCTGCCATGTCAGTAAAAGAATCTATTGAAGTAGATATAGATTCTCGAAGTGTAATGGGTGTAGTAGTACCAGTAATTGATGCTAAATCTACTGAAAGAACTGTGGTTGATAGGGGCTACAGTTTTGCTGACACTTCTGTTAAACTGGATGAAGCAGCTAAGAAGTTTGAAGAGTCCATTGCCCTCATCATTGAACTGGGAGAGATAGAAAAAACAATTATCCTCTTAGCAGGTGAGATTGAGTCTACTAAAAGGCGGGTTAATGCATTGGAACATATTATCATTCCGAAGCTGGAAAACACCGTCAAATATATTGAAATGAGACTCGAAGAAATGGAAAGGGAAAACTTCGTGCGTTTAAAAATGATTAAAAAATCCATGGAGATGGAGTAA
- the ahaH gene encoding ATP synthase archaeal subunit H translates to MITISEAITTIKKAENDADKLIEDSKIKSSEMIDEAKAKSMEMMETAKKEAQEEAESTIFDAETNAKKEALHISNQAKGDVEEIKSKSSGKVAEAANIIVKNIL, encoded by the coding sequence ATGATAACGATATCGGAAGCTATTACTACGATAAAGAAAGCAGAAAACGATGCTGATAAGCTAATAGAAGATTCAAAAATAAAATCATCTGAAATGATTGATGAAGCCAAGGCAAAATCCATGGAAATGATGGAAACGGCTAAGAAAGAAGCTCAAGAAGAAGCTGAAAGTACTATTTTTGATGCAGAAACAAATGCAAAAAAAGAAGCCCTCCATATATCTAACCAGGCCAAAGGAGATGTAGAAGAAATTAAAAGCAAATCCAGTGGTAAGGTTGCCGAGGCAGCGAATATTATTGTTAAAAATATTTTGTAG
- a CDS encoding V-type proton ATPase subunit E produces MSSGADKIVSSILSDAQREADEIIQKAESEAASILDDGQQKALVEKEKILEDAKKQSSMKYQQIISESKMNARRAQLEAREELIEEAFKEAMEELKKIADTSSDEYKQSLAEIIKEAAVEIGGGDLTVHIKSEDVDKIKDSLGKIQSDVESSTGASTTLEIGENVETIGGAVLKTKNGQIEVNNTIEARMLRFKKNLRSEVAKVLFN; encoded by the coding sequence ATGAGCTCTGGGGCAGATAAAATTGTCTCCAGTATATTGTCCGATGCTCAAAGAGAAGCTGATGAAATTATCCAAAAAGCCGAAAGTGAGGCCGCATCTATTTTAGATGACGGCCAACAAAAGGCACTGGTGGAAAAGGAAAAAATATTGGAAGATGCTAAAAAGCAGTCCAGTATGAAATATCAGCAAATTATCTCTGAATCTAAAATGAATGCACGCAGGGCACAACTGGAGGCTAGAGAAGAACTAATAGAAGAAGCATTTAAAGAGGCAATGGAAGAACTTAAAAAGATTGCCGATACTTCTTCTGATGAATATAAACAATCTTTAGCTGAAATTATTAAAGAAGCCGCAGTAGAAATAGGCGGCGGAGATTTGACAGTTCACATCAAATCTGAAGATGTAGATAAGATAAAGGACTCCCTCGGTAAAATCCAATCTGATGTGGAATCATCTACGGGTGCATCAACTACACTAGAAATTGGTGAAAATGTTGAAACTATCGGAGGAGCTGTATTAAAAACTAAAAACGGACAAATCGAGGTTAATAATACCATCGAGGCCAGAATGTTAAGGTTCAAGAAAAACCTACGTTCAGAGGTTGCCAAGGTTCTATTTAATTAA
- a CDS encoding DUF61 family protein codes for MKNNLDRSSRLLKKQVVNLNRHIPRQRKFLADLLKDERPHVVGADGNRHRFKSIELERLSKIIPIGDHNKLKLPIYIELDSNDSGARISGKMEAAIVCEILEKGEDSMELFLYGNEIKKLRNELPTTTQYIFLVR; via the coding sequence ATGAAAAATAATTTGGATCGATCTAGTCGCTTATTAAAAAAGCAAGTGGTAAATTTAAATAGACACATTCCTCGCCAAAGGAAGTTCTTAGCTGATCTTTTAAAAGATGAACGGCCTCATGTGGTGGGTGCTGATGGTAATAGACATAGATTTAAATCTATTGAACTTGAAAGATTGTCTAAAATCATCCCAATTGGGGATCACAATAAATTGAAATTGCCTATTTATATTGAACTGGATTCTAACGATTCGGGAGCTCGTATTTCTGGAAAAATGGAGGCTGCAATTGTTTGTGAAATTTTAGAAAAGGGTGAAGATTCCATGGAACTATTTTTATATGGGAATGAAATAAAGAAATTAAGAAATGAACTTCCAACTACAACTCAATATATTTTTTTAGTAAGGTAA
- a CDS encoding ATP synthase subunit B, whose product MNSNIKTREYTTVTEVAGPLMMVEGVEGVAYNEIVEIETPTGEHRRGQVLEVKEDLAVVQVFEGTSDLNTATTKIRFTGETAKIGVSLDMMGRIFNGTGKPIDGGPEIIPEKELDINGNPMNPSAREFPAEFIETGISTIDGMNTLVRGQKLPIFSGSGLPHNELAAQISRQAKVLSKDEEGGDFAVIFAAMSITHEEANYFMRDFERTGALEKVTVFMNLADDPAIERIITPRMALTTAEYLAFEHDMHVLVILTDLTNYCEALREISAAREEVPGRRGYPGYMYTDLASLYERAGRIVGKEGSITQMPILVMPQDDITHPIPDLTGYITEGQIVLSRDLHRKGIYPPVDVLPSLSRLMSGGIGEGQTREDHSGVSDQLYSAYAEGRDLRDLMAVVGEEALTERDQKFLKFADEFEKQFITQTRDEDRSIQETLDLGWELLSLLPRAELKRVREEHIPKYLPNYEE is encoded by the coding sequence ATGAACTCAAATATAAAAACTCGGGAATACACCACAGTTACTGAAGTAGCCGGTCCTTTAATGATGGTTGAAGGAGTAGAAGGTGTAGCTTACAATGAAATCGTTGAAATCGAAACACCTACTGGTGAACACCGAAGAGGACAGGTTCTAGAAGTTAAAGAAGATCTGGCTGTTGTACAGGTTTTTGAAGGAACCAGTGACTTGAACACTGCTACTACTAAAATTAGATTCACTGGAGAAACCGCAAAAATTGGGGTTTCTTTGGATATGATGGGTCGTATTTTCAATGGTACTGGTAAACCTATAGATGGTGGGCCAGAAATCATACCTGAAAAAGAACTGGACATCAATGGTAACCCTATGAACCCTTCTGCCAGAGAATTCCCTGCAGAATTCATTGAAACAGGTATATCCACTATTGATGGAATGAATACTCTGGTAAGAGGACAAAAATTACCTATATTCTCAGGATCTGGTTTACCTCACAATGAACTTGCAGCTCAAATCTCAAGACAAGCTAAAGTATTATCTAAAGATGAAGAAGGTGGAGACTTTGCAGTAATATTCGCAGCTATGAGTATTACTCACGAAGAAGCAAACTACTTTATGAGAGATTTCGAGAGAACTGGTGCGCTAGAAAAGGTTACAGTATTCATGAACCTTGCAGATGACCCTGCAATTGAAAGGATTATTACTCCTCGTATGGCATTAACCACCGCAGAATATTTAGCTTTCGAGCATGACATGCACGTACTGGTTATATTAACTGATTTAACTAACTACTGTGAAGCATTACGGGAGATTTCTGCAGCACGTGAAGAAGTACCTGGAAGAAGAGGTTATCCTGGATACATGTACACTGATTTAGCCAGTTTATATGAACGGGCTGGGCGTATAGTTGGAAAAGAAGGATCTATTACTCAGATGCCAATTCTTGTTATGCCTCAAGACGATATTACTCACCCAATTCCAGATCTAACTGGTTACATTACCGAAGGACAAATCGTACTCTCAAGGGACTTACACCGTAAAGGTATTTACCCTCCAGTAGATGTGCTTCCATCACTATCTCGGTTAATGAGTGGGGGTATTGGAGAAGGACAAACTAGGGAAGACCACAGTGGAGTTTCTGATCAGCTTTATTCTGCATATGCAGAAGGTCGTGACTTGAGAGATTTAATGGCAGTAGTGGGAGAAGAAGCACTCACTGAAAGGGATCAAAAGTTCCTGAAGTTTGCTGATGAATTTGAAAAACAATTCATTACTCAGACTCGTGACGAAGACAGATCCATTCAAGAAACTCTTGATTTAGGTTGGGAACTTCTAAGTTTACTACCTCGTGCAGAACTCAAAAGGGTTAGGGAAGAGCACATACCTAAGTACCTTCCTAATTACGAAGAATGA
- a CDS encoding ATP synthase subunit A produces MITEGKIIKIAGPVIIADGMRGTQMYEMVKVGNDKLIGEIIELEGDTATIQVYEETAGMQPGEVVESTGGPLSVELGPGIIGSIFDGIQRPLVNIKMLTGDYIERGVDVPSLSKDKKWKFSPLAQAGQKVQGGDVIGEVQETSSVVQKIMVPPTLSGTLKSIVADGEYTVVEDIAEIETDSGVEKVQMMQKWPVRKGRPYKAKLDPDIPLVTGQRAQDTFFPVAKGGTAAIPGPFGSGKTVTQQQLAKWADADIIVYVGCGERGNEMTEVLKEFPELEDPKTGKPLMDRTVLIANTSNMPVAAREACVYTGITIAEYFRDQGYDVALMADSTSRWAEAMREISGRLEEMPGEEGYPAYLASRLAQFYERAGRVTTVGTEEKVSSVSVVGAVSPPGGDLSEPVTQNTLRICKVFWALDASLADKRHFPSIDWLQSYSLYVDSVQGWWAGSVGDEWRATRDEAMVLLQKESELQEIVQLVGPDALPDRERITLETTRMIREDFLQQNAYHEVDTYCPPNKQFQMLKTIILYQHQATAALERGAPSADIINVPVKEEIGRMKYIPEEEFETKVKEIQDEIIKQCGEV; encoded by the coding sequence ATGATTACTGAAGGAAAAATAATTAAAATCGCGGGTCCTGTTATCATCGCAGACGGGATGAGAGGAACCCAAATGTATGAAATGGTTAAGGTCGGTAACGACAAGCTCATTGGAGAAATTATCGAGCTCGAAGGCGACACTGCAACCATTCAGGTTTATGAAGAAACTGCAGGTATGCAACCTGGAGAAGTAGTAGAAAGTACTGGAGGGCCATTATCTGTAGAACTAGGTCCTGGTATTATTGGTTCTATTTTTGACGGAATCCAGAGACCTCTGGTAAATATTAAAATGCTCACCGGTGACTACATTGAAAGAGGAGTAGATGTTCCATCACTTTCAAAAGATAAAAAATGGAAATTCTCTCCACTTGCTCAGGCTGGCCAAAAGGTTCAAGGTGGAGATGTCATTGGGGAAGTTCAGGAAACTTCATCCGTAGTCCAAAAGATTATGGTCCCACCAACACTATCTGGAACCTTAAAATCCATTGTAGCTGATGGTGAATATACTGTGGTGGAAGACATCGCAGAAATTGAAACTGATTCTGGAGTAGAAAAAGTTCAGATGATGCAAAAATGGCCTGTAAGAAAAGGACGGCCATACAAAGCAAAACTTGACCCGGATATACCATTAGTAACTGGCCAAAGAGCTCAAGATACTTTCTTCCCTGTAGCTAAGGGTGGAACTGCTGCAATCCCAGGACCATTTGGATCTGGAAAAACTGTTACCCAACAACAATTAGCTAAATGGGCTGACGCAGACATTATTGTTTATGTTGGTTGTGGTGAGAGAGGAAATGAGATGACTGAGGTACTTAAAGAGTTCCCAGAACTGGAAGACCCAAAAACTGGTAAACCTCTCATGGACAGAACAGTACTAATTGCTAACACTTCAAACATGCCGGTAGCAGCAAGGGAAGCTTGTGTATATACTGGTATTACCATTGCAGAATATTTCCGTGATCAAGGATATGATGTGGCATTAATGGCTGATTCCACTTCTAGATGGGCAGAAGCTATGAGGGAAATTTCTGGTCGACTTGAAGAAATGCCTGGTGAAGAAGGATATCCTGCATACTTAGCCTCAAGATTAGCTCAATTCTATGAACGAGCTGGTCGAGTAACCACTGTAGGAACTGAAGAAAAAGTTTCCTCTGTTTCTGTTGTAGGTGCAGTATCTCCTCCAGGAGGGGATTTATCTGAACCAGTTACTCAAAACACCCTTAGAATATGTAAAGTATTCTGGGCTTTGGATGCATCTTTAGCAGATAAACGTCACTTTCCATCCATTGACTGGCTACAAAGTTACTCATTATATGTTGACAGTGTCCAGGGCTGGTGGGCTGGAAGTGTAGGAGACGAATGGAGAGCTACCCGGGATGAAGCTATGGTTCTTTTACAGAAAGAATCTGAACTTCAAGAGATTGTGCAATTAGTAGGGCCAGATGCATTACCTGACCGGGAAAGAATCACTTTAGAAACCACCCGTATGATTAGGGAGGACTTCCTGCAGCAAAACGCTTACCATGAAGTAGACACCTATTGTCCACCAAATAAACAATTCCAAATGCTGAAAACTATTATATTGTACCAGCATCAAGCAACTGCTGCTTTAGAGAGAGGGGCTCCTTCTGCCGATATCATCAATGTTCCAGTTAAAGAAGAAATTGGACGTATGAAATACATTCCTGAAGAAGAATTCGAGACAAAAGTCAAGGAAATTCAGGATGAAATTATCAAACAATGTGGTGAGGTGTAA
- a CDS encoding V-type ATP synthase subunit C, whose translation MAESITTIVTSLGFPSIESFIGLLLLAGAIIGAIVVIVTIRPVLDMFPYAYPNARVRARIGRLFTEKQISEIIETDDVEELKNYLRGFPEYAKFVDQYPLEKALDTQLAETYDLIARIAPGDIKDVFKVQLQKWDIRNIKSMLTAKEVGLNAEQTANLLIPFGELSENMERLADANTVTDVITGLEGTDYASILEDALPAYEKTGMILPLEAALDKYYLENLLRAAANPADENSSILHSYFGSKVDVANLKLILRSKADGLKYDDISDYMISDGYQIRDWKLKDLMESEDVSGVISGLEGTDYAPRLADALSDYNATGSIAPFEKALDAYLTKMAKTLSLKKPFGVGPMIGFLSRKEVEIRNLKVIARGKREAGFPVSMIKEMLV comes from the coding sequence ATGGCTGAAAGCATTACTACCATAGTAACTTCACTGGGATTCCCCTCAATAGAATCATTCATTGGACTTTTACTCCTGGCAGGAGCAATAATCGGTGCAATTGTAGTTATTGTTACAATACGTCCGGTATTAGATATGTTCCCCTATGCATATCCCAATGCAAGAGTAAGGGCTAGAATCGGCCGTTTATTCACAGAAAAACAAATTTCTGAGATTATTGAAACTGATGATGTTGAAGAACTCAAAAACTATCTGAGAGGATTTCCAGAATATGCTAAATTTGTGGATCAATATCCCTTAGAAAAAGCATTGGACACTCAACTTGCTGAAACTTATGATTTAATAGCGCGGATAGCTCCTGGTGACATCAAAGACGTTTTCAAAGTACAACTTCAAAAATGGGATATTCGGAATATTAAAAGTATGCTCACTGCTAAAGAAGTAGGTCTAAATGCTGAACAAACTGCCAATCTTTTAATTCCTTTCGGGGAATTAAGTGAAAATATGGAACGTTTAGCAGATGCTAATACGGTTACTGATGTCATTACTGGTTTAGAAGGCACTGATTATGCTTCAATATTGGAAGATGCATTACCTGCCTATGAAAAAACAGGGATGATTTTACCATTAGAAGCTGCTTTAGATAAGTATTATTTAGAAAATTTATTAAGAGCCGCCGCTAATCCTGCTGATGAAAATAGCAGTATTTTACATTCTTACTTTGGATCTAAGGTGGATGTTGCTAATCTAAAGCTAATACTCCGTTCTAAAGCAGATGGTCTTAAATATGATGATATCAGTGATTACATGATATCTGATGGTTATCAAATAAGAGATTGGAAATTAAAAGACTTGATGGAATCTGAAGATGTAAGTGGAGTGATTAGTGGTTTAGAAGGCACTGATTATGCCCCTAGGCTGGCAGATGCTCTCTCAGATTACAATGCTACTGGTTCCATAGCACCTTTTGAAAAAGCTCTTGATGCATACTTAACAAAAATGGCAAAAACATTATCCCTTAAAAAACCATTTGGTGTAGGTCCAATGATTGGATTTTTAAGCCGAAAAGAAGTTGAAATCCGGAATTTAAAAGTTATAGCCCGGGGAAAAAGGGAAGCTGGTTTTCCTGTTTCTATGATTAAGGAGATGTTAGTATGA
- a CDS encoding V-type ATP synthase subunit F: protein MKSSIAVVADVDTVTGFKLGGIKEGYVVETPEEAETTLRNLIKEQISIIITTEKIGDELRDVIEGFTKSSALPMIIEIPDKSGPSERAVDPMRDLIKRVIGVEMVK, encoded by the coding sequence ATGAAATCATCTATTGCAGTTGTTGCTGATGTTGACACAGTAACTGGATTTAAGCTGGGCGGTATAAAAGAAGGATATGTTGTTGAAACGCCTGAAGAGGCTGAAACAACTCTTCGAAATTTAATAAAGGAACAAATTTCCATTATTATAACCACAGAAAAAATAGGTGACGAGTTAAGAGACGTTATTGAAGGATTCACTAAATCAAGTGCATTACCCATGATAATTGAAATTCCAGATAAATCAGGCCCGTCTGAAAGGGCCGTTGACCCGATGAGGGATCTTATCAAGCGAGTAATTGGGGTTGAGATGGTAAAATGA
- a CDS encoding V-type ATP synthase subunit I gives MFLPARMRKLKIITLDQYADSAVRSLHEEGIVQIHDISERIQQDAEWAQILKPSKVTPQTGKIASLLMKTSGIADFLSTMGAEDTGLKDMIKGFINPSVFDKKEVEDLDSEALIERAESLLGEVESQTKVLEDKLAGFDSEKTEIEAALSVSEKLINFDVDFADLENSKYISVLAGKMPLEQFDKFQKAASDSTDELVVFDTDADAKTEKIIMVITLNKHGDEIAGILRKMEFERFEISGLSGKPKDLIVNSKNRLDNIAHERKSVVTELREVARKWEDELLVLKEQLEIEKERNEVFASFGETKKTVMFEAWVPVKKQEKALEVIEKSTKGHAVVDSEEPDTDEVPIVQDNPRFAKPYENFVEMYSPLKYNEIDPTIFMAIIFPFFFGFCLTDAGYGIIDALIGVVLYLGLGKVNKFMRDFGIILIACGAWAFILGMATNGFVGDMFPSLFNLSLPTVIPAIDAFKNPANILIMALVVGVLHINFGLVLGAINNIRMGDMSSALGTQIVWLILEAGIVLYLLGGIFVGGPVVLIALAMLLYFNGLFGLMDVSGFLGNLLSYARLLALCLSTGGIAMTVNILTGLSIEMIPIIGIILAPIIFVGGHIANLAFQSLGAFINSLRLHYVEFFAQFYMGGKTKFEAFRAERSFTKVRR, from the coding sequence ATGTTCTTACCAGCGAGGATGCGTAAACTGAAAATAATAACGTTGGATCAGTACGCCGATTCCGCTGTTCGTTCTTTACACGAGGAGGGGATCGTACAGATTCATGATATATCTGAACGTATTCAACAAGACGCTGAGTGGGCTCAAATTCTAAAACCTTCAAAAGTAACTCCACAAACTGGTAAAATAGCTTCTCTTTTAATGAAGACCTCGGGGATTGCAGACTTTTTAAGTACTATGGGTGCTGAAGATACAGGGCTCAAAGATATGATAAAAGGTTTTATCAACCCATCGGTATTTGATAAAAAAGAAGTTGAAGACCTGGACTCAGAAGCTCTAATTGAAAGAGCAGAATCATTACTGGGTGAAGTAGAGTCGCAAACTAAGGTTTTGGAAGATAAGCTAGCTGGTTTTGATTCTGAAAAAACAGAAATCGAAGCTGCACTGAGTGTCTCGGAGAAACTAATTAATTTTGATGTTGACTTTGCAGATTTAGAAAATTCTAAATATATTTCTGTATTGGCAGGTAAAATGCCTCTGGAACAATTTGATAAATTCCAGAAAGCTGCATCTGATTCCACTGATGAATTAGTGGTATTTGATACAGATGCTGATGCTAAAACAGAAAAAATAATCATGGTCATAACCTTAAACAAGCATGGTGATGAGATAGCCGGAATTCTAAGGAAAATGGAATTCGAAAGATTTGAAATATCCGGATTATCTGGTAAACCAAAAGATTTAATTGTTAATTCTAAAAATAGACTGGATAACATTGCCCATGAGCGAAAATCTGTTGTTACAGAACTGCGTGAAGTAGCTCGCAAATGGGAAGATGAATTACTGGTCTTAAAAGAACAATTAGAAATTGAAAAAGAGAGGAATGAGGTATTTGCTTCGTTTGGTGAAACCAAAAAAACAGTGATGTTTGAAGCCTGGGTTCCTGTTAAAAAACAGGAAAAAGCTTTAGAAGTCATTGAAAAATCTACTAAAGGTCATGCTGTAGTGGATTCTGAAGAACCAGATACTGATGAGGTACCTATAGTTCAGGATAACCCTCGGTTTGCAAAACCTTATGAAAACTTTGTAGAGATGTATTCTCCTCTTAAATACAATGAAATTGACCCAACAATATTCATGGCGATTATATTTCCGTTTTTCTTCGGTTTTTGTCTAACTGATGCGGGTTATGGTATTATTGATGCATTAATTGGAGTTGTATTATACCTTGGACTTGGTAAAGTAAATAAGTTCATGAGAGACTTTGGAATTATTTTAATTGCCTGTGGTGCATGGGCATTTATTTTGGGAATGGCAACCAATGGTTTTGTTGGAGACATGTTCCCGTCACTATTTAATCTTAGTTTACCTACAGTAATTCCTGCAATAGATGCATTTAAAAATCCTGCTAATATCCTAATAATGGCTTTAGTGGTCGGTGTTTTACACATAAACTTCGGTTTAGTATTAGGTGCTATTAATAACATTAGAATGGGGGATATGAGCTCTGCTCTGGGTACCCAGATAGTGTGGTTAATATTAGAAGCAGGTATTGTTCTCTATTTATTAGGAGGAATATTTGTAGGAGGACCAGTTGTATTAATTGCACTGGCTATGCTTTTATATTTCAATGGACTGTTTGGTCTTATGGATGTTTCTGGATTCCTGGGTAACTTACTATCTTATGCCCGGCTTCTAGCTCTGTGTTTATCCACAGGGGGAATAGCCATGACTGTGAATATATTAACTGGTTTGAGTATAGAAATGATACCGATTATTGGAATCATTTTAGCACCAATAATATTTGTTGGAGGCCACATTGCAAACTTGGCTTTCCAAAGTTTAGGTGCATTTATTAATTCACTTCGTTTGCATTATGTAGAATTCTTTGCCCAATTTTATATGGGTGGTAAAACAAAATTTGAGGCTTTTCGTGCTGAAAGAAGCTTTACGAAAGTAAGGAGGTAA
- a CDS encoding V-type ATP synthase subunit K (produces ATP from ADP in the presence of a proton gradient across the membrane; the K subunit is a nonenzymatic component which binds the dimeric form by interacting with the G and E subunits): MVEVALGTALAAIGAGVAVGFAGLGSGLGQGIAAAGSVGAVAEDTDMFARGIIFSALPETQAIYGFLIAILLLVFSGLLGGGEGLAVTSGLVAVGAGAAIGFAGLGSGMGQGITAASSVGSVVEDPDMFARGIIFSALPETQAIYGFLIAILLMVFGGILG; this comes from the coding sequence ATGGTTGAAGTAGCTTTAGGAACAGCTTTAGCAGCAATAGGTGCTGGTGTAGCAGTGGGATTTGCTGGTTTAGGATCAGGATTAGGACAAGGTATTGCAGCAGCAGGAAGTGTAGGTGCTGTAGCAGAGGACACAGACATGTTTGCTCGGGGTATTATTTTCTCCGCGTTACCTGAAACTCAGGCTATTTACGGTTTCTTGATTGCAATATTGTTATTAGTATTCTCTGGATTACTTGGTGGTGGAGAAGGCCTTGCTGTAACTTCTGGATTAGTGGCAGTAGGTGCTGGTGCAGCAATTGGATTTGCTGGTTTAGGATCCGGTATGGGTCAAGGTATTACAGCTGCATCCTCTGTTGGTTCTGTTGTTGAAGATCCAGACATGTTTGCTCGGGGTATTATTTTCTCCGCGTTACCTGAAACTCAGGCTATTTACGGTTTCTTGATTGCCATATTACTCATGGTATTCGGCGGAATCCTGGGATAG
- a CDS encoding DUF22 domain-containing protein, with protein sequence MVRILTRLGEVKKEMEQYESELVDFNIGTISGNLRAIIADEDIDIKSGDVTPIKINKISIPGNHIIYMCAYAAHHLGHPIAVGEETHLPISMDRHADYTTFVAANDGTVKKDDLLGVVIILPISLTHK encoded by the coding sequence ATGGTTAGAATATTAACCAGACTAGGTGAAGTCAAAAAAGAGATGGAACAATATGAGTCAGAATTAGTTGATTTTAATATTGGAACCATTTCTGGCAACCTCCGAGCAATCATTGCGGATGAGGATATAGATATTAAATCTGGGGATGTTACACCAATTAAAATAAACAAGATTTCTATTCCAGGTAACCACATTATCTATATGTGTGCATATGCTGCTCACCATTTAGGCCACCCTATTGCTGTTGGTGAAGAAACACATTTACCAATATCTATGGATCGCCATGCAGATTACACTACATTTGTGGCAGCAAATGATGGAACTGTAAAAAAAGATGATCTTTTAGGAGTCGTTATTATACTTCCAATAAGTCTTACCCATAAATAA